The genomic DNA TGCATGAGGGCGACTACGTCGAGACGACGCTGGTCAATCCCGCGACCAACACCATGCCGCACAACATCGACTTCCATTCCGCGACCGGCGCGCTCGGCGGCAGCGCGCTCACCCTGATCAATCCCGGCGAGCAGGTCGTGCTGCGCTGGAAGGCGACCAAGACCGGCGTGTTCGTCTATCACTGCGCCCCGGGCGGCCCGATGATCCCCTGGCACGTCGTCTCCGGCATGAACGGCGCCGTGATGGTGCTGCCGCGCGAGGGCCTGAACGACGGCAAGGGCCACGCGCTGAAGTACGACAAGGTCTACTACATCGGCGAGCAGGACATGTACGTGCCACGCGACGAGAAGGGCAACTTCAAGTCCTACGACTCGCCGGGTGAAGCCTTCACCGACACTGAAGAGGTGATGAAGAAGCTGATCCCGACCCACGTCGTGTTCAACGGCAAGGCCGGCGCGCTCACCGGCAAGAACGCCCTGACCGCCAATGTCGGCGAGAACGTGCTGATCGTGCATTCGCAGGCCAATCGCGACAGCCGTCCGCATCTGATCGGCGGTCATGGCGACTATGTCTGGGAGACCGGCAAGTTCGGCAATGCACCTGAGGTCGGGCTCGAGACCTGGTTCATCCGCGGCGGCTCGGCAGGAGCTGCGCTGTACAAGTTCCAGCAGCCCGGCATCTACGCCTATGTCACGCACAATCTGATCGAAGCCGCAGACCTCGGTGCCACCGCGCACTTCAAGGTCGAAGGCAAGTGGAACGACGATCTGATGACCCAAGTGAAGGCACCTGCCGAAATACCGGCTCCCAAGACCAACTAAACGCGACAAGGGGCCGGTCATCACCGGCCCCTTCTTCTTCAGGGAATGACCATGCTGATCGCATTCAAGCTCAAAATGGCCCTCGCCTGCGTCGCCGGACTCGCGGGGCCGATCGCGATGGCGCCGCTGGTTTCGACCATGGCGGTCCGCGGCACGGCCGGGGAGCCTGCGATCGTCAGCGTCGCGCCGGGCAGCCTGTCCTATCGCGAGGCCGGCGACTTCACGCGCGCCGGACAGCAGGCGGAAGCACCGCTGCGCGCGATGCGCGTCGACCGACCGCTGCACATCATGCGAAACCAGGTCTCTTCATCCAATTATCAGCTTTGCGTGCAGGACGGCGCCTGCCGCGCGCTCGATCGCGACGTGGCGGTTGCCCCCGATCGCGCCGCGGTGCAGGTGAACTGGCATGACGCCGAGGCCTATGCGGGCTGGCTGTCGCGCAAGACCGGCCGCCATTACCGCCTGCCCAGCGATGCCGAATGGGCCTTTGCCGCCGGCTCCAGATTCAAGGACGATGGCGTAGCAGTCGATGCGAACGATCCTTCGAAGCTCTGGATCAGCCGCTATGAGCGCGAATCCGAACGCGACCTCTCCGACACCACGGCCTATCCGTTCGGCAAGTTCGGCCCGAACGAGCACGGCGTTGAAGATCTCGCCGGCAACGTCTGGGAGTGGACCTCGACCTGCTTCGTGCGCTCGCGCGTCGACGAAGCAGGCAATGCCGGTCGCCCCACCGTGAATTGCGGCGTGCGCGTCGCCGAGGGCGCGCACCGCGCCTATGTCACCGATTTCATCCGCGACGCCCGCGCCGGCGGCTGCGCCCAAGGCGTGCCGCCAGCCAATCTCGGCTTCCGCCTGGTGCGCGAAGAGACTTCGTGGGTCGCGAGCGTGTCGGCGCGCTGGAGCAAGGTGTGGTCGGCGAGGTCGTAGTCTATTTGCGGGCTACCTTCCGCACCACGGCCTCTCAAATCGTCCGCGCGAACATGCGAAAGCCGGGCGCGCCGATGATCGTCTCGAAAGCGGGATCGTGCCTTTCCTCCGCGAAGGCAAAGCCCGCCTTCGCGTAGGCGCGTTCGGCCGGCTCATTGCCGATCAGGAACGAGATCGTGGCCCGCCCAAATCCGGCCGCGCGGCCCTTGTCGAGCGCATGCGCAATCAACGCCTGAACCAGACCACGGCCATGATAGGCGGGGTCGGTCGCGACATGCTCGATCATCCAGTCGCCCTCGCCGCCCTGGACCCAGCAAGCCCGTGTATAGGCACCGCGTCGGCGGATCGCATCCAGCTCCGTCTCAGAGAGCCCGGTTGCGTTCCCGACTTCCGCGATCGCGCTCCAGGCTGCAGGTCCGGTACCGGCTGCGGGCAGCGCGCACAGCGCCGCGGCCGGCTTGCCATCGACCTCGACGATCAGGAATTGCGAGACGTGCCACATCGACACGGCCTGCGCGACCGCGATGCGCGCGATGAAGTCGCGGCATTGCGCTTCGGGCCAGCCGAGCGCGACGTCGAACCAACCGCGCGGCCGATAGCCGCGCTGCGACGACAGGATGGTTCGAGCGATGAATCCGGCGTCTTCGGGACGCGCCGACCGTACCGTCACGCGCGCCCCCTTTGCGAAGACCTCAGGTGTTCTTCAGCGCGACGCGGAATTCGGCTTCGGTCTTGGACTTGACCTCGTCGAGCGTGACGCCGTCGGCGAGTTCGATCAGGGCCATGCCGCCGTCGCCGTGCTTGTCGATGGTGAAGACGGCGAGATCCGTGACGACCATGTCGACCACACGCTCGCCGGTCAGCGGCAGATTACATTTCTTCAGGAGCTTCGGGCCGTCCTTGGCCGAGTGCTCCATCACCACGACGACGCGCTTGACGCCCGCGACGAGGTCCATCGCGCCGCCCATGCCCTTGACCATCTTGCCGGGAATCATCCAGTTGGCGAGATCGCCGTTCTGGGCCACCTGCATGGCGCCGAGGATCGACAGATCCATGTGGCCGCCGCGGATCATGCCGAAGGAATCCGCGCTCGAGAAATACGAGGTCGACGGCAGTTCGCTCACCGTCTGCTTGCCGGCATTGATGAGATCGGCATCCACCTCGTCCTCATAGGGGAACGGTCCCATGCCGAGCATGCCGTTCTCGCTCTGCAGGCTGACGTCGACACCATCCGGAATGTAATTCGAGACCAGCGTCGGGATGCCGATGCCGAGATTGACGTAATAGCCGTCGCGCAATTCCTTCGCGGCGCGCGCGGCCATCTGTTCACGGGTCCAGGCCATCTTCGTCTCCTGATCTCAAGCTGCCGTGCGCGGGCGGGTGTTGCGGAATTCGATGCGCTTCTTGGCCGTGCCGACCTCGACGATGCGCTTCACGAAGATGCCGGGCGTGTGGATGTGGTCGGGGTTGAGTTCACCGGCCGGAACCAGATGCTCGACCTCGGCCACCGTGATCTTGGCGGCGGTCGCCATCATCGGGTTAAAGTTGCGCGCGGTCTTGCGGTAGATGAGGTTGCCGGCGGTGTCGCCCTTCCAGGCATGCACGATGGCGAGGTCGGCGAACAGGCCGCGTTCCATCAGATACTTCTCGCCGTCGAACTCCTTCACTTCCTTGCCTTCGGCGATCAGCGTGCCGACGCCGGTCTTGGTGTAGAAGGCCGGAATGCCGGCGCCGCCGGCGCGGATGCGCTCGGCGAGCGTGCCCTGCGGATTGAATTCGAGTTCCAGCTCACCGGCGAGGAATTGCTGGGCGAACAGCTTGTTCTCGCCGACATAGGACGAGATCATCTTCTTGATCTGCCGGGTTTCCAACAGGCGGCTGAGGCCGATGCCGTCGACGCCGGCATTGTTGGAGACTACCGTCAGACCCTTGACGCCGGACTCGCGGATCGCATCCGACAGCTCCTCGGCGATGCCGCAGAGGCCGAAACCTCCCGACATGATCATCATGTTGTCTTTCAAAATGCCTGACAGAGCCGACTTGGCGTCGGGATAGACCTTGTTCATGCAAATAACCTTCGACTGAACCTGCGGCTTGGAGGCGTCGCGCCCTATTGGCGGCGATTATTAGGCGAAATCCTCCAAAGCCGTCAATGATACGGGGTTCTCCGCACCGCGCCCGGGTGATAGAAGCTGCCCACGCCGTGGGCAGAACCGTCCGCGGCCTTGAAAGCGACAAGAAAACCCATCAAGTTGCGGGACTTAACATAATAGGGCTTGGGCGTGGGCACGCAGGTTTCCCGACCCGCCCTTCTGGCTCCAACGACCAACCCGATCAGGACATGCCATTGACCATGGCCCAAGGAATGAAGCGCCTCGGGACGCCGATCGCGGCGCTGCTCGGCGTGGCGCTGATCGCCCTGATCGCGACCTCCTGGCTCATCAACCGCGACGCGCTGCGCAAGGCGGTCGAAGCGCAGATCCGCGACGTTACCGGCCTCGAGCTCAATGTTGCGGGCAGCATCGACATCTCGGTGCTGCCCGCGAGCTACATCTCCTTCCACGACGTCGGCCTCAAGGGCGGCGGCACCAGCGATTCCGCGCTCCATGTCGACGTGCTCACCGCCAATCTGCGGCTGCTGCCGCTCTTGCTGCAACGGTTCGAGATCGCCGACCTGACGCTGCTGCGGCCGCGTATCCATGTCAGCCTGAAGCCGGACGGCGAGAGCAACTGGACGCCCTTCATCCAGACCATCGCGCGCACCATGAAGCCCGGGGCCGAGAACCAGGTCTCGTTCTCCGAAATCCGGATCCAGGACGGCGTGCTCGAATACGAGGACGCCGCCACCCACGCCACCGAGCAATTCGACGACATCGACCTGTCGCTGGCCTGGCCCTCGATCTCGCGCTCCTTCGCCGCGACGGGACAGTTCGACTGGCGCGGCGAGCGCGTGGACGGCTCGATCAGCTTTTCCGATTTCGTCGCCGCTTTGTCCGGCGAGCGCTCGGGGTTGAAGGCACGGATCGCCAGCGCGCCGCTCAAGCTCGCCTTCGACGGCAGCGTCGCCAACCGCACCAGCCCGATGATGGAGGGCACGCTGACGATCGACAGCCCCTCCTTGCGCAACGCGCTGCGTTGGGCCGGGCAGCCGCAGCCCGCCAGCGGCGGCTTCGGCCGTTTTGCGCTGAAGGCCCGCGCCAACGTCGTCGGCCCCTCGATCGCGCTTACCAACGTCAATGTCGAGCTCGACGGCAACGCCGCCGAGGGCGTCATGACCTACGCCAATAACGGCCGGCAGACGCTGCAGGCGACGCTCGCCGCCGACGCGCTCGACTTCACACCTTACATCTCCACCTTCCGCCTGCTCGCGAGCGGGGCGCGCGACTGGAACAGGCAGCTGTTCGATCTCCAGGGATTGTCGACCACCGACCTCGACATGCGCCTGTCGGCAGCCAAGCTGACGGTCGGGCCGACCAAGCTCGGCCGCACCGCGATCGGCGCCAATTTGCGCAACGGGACGCTGGCACTCTCGGTCGGCGAGGCCCAGGTCTATGGCGGGATCGCCAAGGGCTCGTTCGGCATCGCGCGCACCGACGCCGTCGCCGACATCAAGGCGCAATTCCAGTTCACCGACGTCGATCTCCAGGCCTGCGCCACCGAATTGTTCGGCCTCAACAAGCTGTCCGGTCGCGGCAACATCAACGTGTCGCTGTTCGCCTCGGGCTCGAGCCCGTTTGGCCTCGTGCAGTCGCTCGACGGCAGCGCGACGGTCACCGGGCACGACGGCGCGATCTCGGGCTTCAATGCCGAGCAGCTCCTGAAGCGCCTGGAGCGGCGGCCGCTTTCAGGCGGCGGCAATTTCCGCAACGGGTCGACGCCGTACAACAATCTCACCATCGCGGTGAAATTCTCCGATGGCATCGCCACCGCCGAGGACATCCGCATTGAAGGGCCGTCGGCGAAGATCACGCTGACCGGCACCGCCTCGGTGCCGACACGCGAATACGACATGAAGGGCGTGGCAAGCCTCAATACGACGTCCGGCTTTCAATTGCCCTTCATGGTGCAGGGCCCCTGGGACGATCCGCTGATCTTCCCCGACCCTGAGAGCCTGATCCGGCAATCGCCCGCGGCGTCCCCCTTCCTCGATCTGCTGAAGCAGCGCATTACGGGCGGCGGAAAGCGTCCCGAGGGATCGCCGACGGCCGAGAATGCCAAGGAAAACGCCAAGTCCAACTGATCCATGATCTGGACAGTGCGCGCCGGCTCTCCGAAAAGATCGTGTCCAAGCGACATCTGAAGCGCGATGACGATTCATCGTCATCGCGCTTAGGAAAGATGACATCGCTCTCTCGGCTTGGCGGCCTCAAGCGGCCGATTGCGTCGTCGAAATCCAGCTTTTGTCCTCCCGCACCAGCGGGGCGGCAGCGATCCTCGGTGCGGTCGCGGTCGCAGGCGTGCTGCCCTGGCCCAGTTCGCGGTCCAAGACCTCTCGGTCACAGGCGTTCTCCCACAGCGAAATCGTGATGGACGCGACGCAATTGCTGATCATGCTGGTCAGCGCCCGCGCCTCCGACATGAAGCGGTCGATGCCGACGAGCAGCGCCACGCCGGTCACAGGCAGATCCGGCATCACCGAAAGCGTCGCGACCAGCGCAACGAAGCCGCTGCCGGTGACGCCAGCCGCTCCCTTGGAGGTCAGCAGCATCAATCCGAGCATCGCCGCGATCTGGCCCCAGGACAGATGGATGTCGCAGGCCTGCGCGATGAACAAAGACGCCAGGGTGAGATAGATGGCGCTGCCATCCAGATTGAAGGAATAGCCCATCGGCAGCACCAGGCCCGACACCCCCTTGCGACACCCGAGCTGCTCCAGCTTGCGCAGCGCGCCAGGGAGCGCTGGCTCCGAGGATGACGTGCCGAGCACGATCAGCAATTCTTCCTTGAAGTAGCGGATGGTCTTCCACAGGCTAAAGCCGTTCAGCCGCGCCAGCGTACCCAGCACGACCACCACGAACACGGAGCAGGCGATATAGAAGGTCAGGATCAATAGTCCGAGCGAGCCGATCGAACGGATGCCGTAGCGGCCCACCGTGAACGCCATGGCACCGAAGGCGCCGAGCGGCGCGAGCTTCATGATGAAGCCGAACGACACGAACAGCACGTGAGAGAACGAGGCGACTGCCTTTGTCACCACGACACCCCCATCGCCGGCACGGCTGAGGCCGAAGGCGATCAGGATGGAGATCAGCAGGACCGGCAGCACTTCACCATCGGCGAACGCTCCAAAGAACGAATGCGGGATGATGTGCAGCATGAAGTCCGCAAATCCGGTCGCACTGGCCTGCTTGGTGAACTTCGCGGCCACCGACGGATCCAGCGTGCTGACGGAGACATGCATGCCGGCGCCGGGCTGGATCAGCGACACGGCGACGAGCCCGGCCAACAGCGCGAGCACGGTCAGCAGATAGAACAGCGCCATGGATTTCACGAGCGTGCGGCCGACCTCGCGCGAATCGCTGATGCTGGTGATGCCGCTGACGATGGTGCAGAACACGATCGGCGCGATCATCATCTTGACCAGCTTGACGAAGCCGTCTCCGAACGGCTTCAGCGCGGCGCCGAATTCGGGCCAGAAATGGCCCGTGAGGACACCCAGTACGAGGCCAATGAGCACCTGGACGTAGAGAATCCGGTAGAAGGGTTTCCGAGCCTCGGTGCTCGCATGCCCAGCCAGCGCTTCCTTGTGCATCCTCTTGTCTCCCATGGCTCTGTTTTCTTTGATGGCTTCGCGCGGGCGTCAGGCCGCCAGCACGGAATGAGGCACTTGCGACCGGCGGGCGAAGACGTGGCCCTCGAAGATCCGCCGGGCTGTCCGCAACACCCGGGCAACCGGGCCGGGCTCGAGCTTCACCACGAGCTGGCCGGAGGGATGGGCGAGCGTGATCGGCACCGGCGGTGCCAGCGGTCCGACCATCTCTGCAGCGATCGTTCCTGATGTGACGCACGCCGTGGCGATCGCGACCGCGCCGGTCACCGCGAGCGCGCTATGGCAGTCGTGCGGCATGAAGTACCTGACGTTCAACGTCGCCCCGCTCGCCGGCGCAATCAAAACCGGTTTCGGGATCACCATGTTCGCGGGATTGGGAAACCCCATCCGGCGTCCCGCTTCCATCCGCAGGTCTTCGAGACGCGCGCGGAAGCTGCTGTCGGCAAAATCGGAAGGCGCCTCGCGGCCGCTGCATCCCAGATCCGCCGCACGGACCAGCATGACCGGCATCGCCGCATCGAGGCAGGTCACGTCGATTCCGTGGATGCGATCGACCGCTCGTCCCGTCGGCAGCAGACGGCCGGTGCGTGCGCCGGCCGCGTTGGGGAACGACAATTCGATGGGCGCGGCCGTTCCCGGCACGCCGTCGATCCGCGCCTCGCCCTCGTAAGTCACCCGCCCTCCCGGCGTGGCAATCGTCGCGTCGATCAGCTTGCCGGTATTGACGTTGTGGATGCGCACATGCGTGCGATCCGCGGCGGCGGCGACCAGACCGACTTCGATTGCGAACGGCCCCACCGCCGCCAGCATGTTTCCGCAATTCGGCGAGGTATCGACGATGCCTTCCCGAACACGCACCTGGGCAAACAGATAATCGACGTCGGCGCCGGGCACCGATGCCGGTCCGACGATCGCGACCTTGTTGATGACGGCATTGCCGCCGCCGATCCCGTCGATTCCGAGATCGTGTCCGCCTCCCATCACGGACAAAAGGACTGCGTCGCGTGATCCCGGGTCGGCCGGAAGATCGCTGGCCAGGAAGAACGGTCCGCGCGAGGTACCTCCGCGCATGACCACACAGGGAATGGCAATCTGATCGTTCATGGAGCTGTTCCGTTGGCGACAATCTCGCGCAGGCCGGAGCATCCCTCGGCAGAACTCTTTTGTGAAATGCAAATATCTGAGTTATTATTTCGGATATCGGTATAATGGGGAGGCCGCCATGAACGCGGAGTTGCTCGACCTCAAGGCGTTCATCACCGTGGCGGAGACGGGAAGCTTCGTCCGCACCGCCAAGGCGCTCAACCTGTCGCAACCCGCGCTCAGCCGGCGCATTCAGAAGCTCGAGGAAAGTCTCGGCGCGCCCCTGCTCGAACGGTCGACCCGCCACGTCAATCTCACCATGACCGGCCGTGACTTCCTGCCGAAGGTGCGCCGCCTCATCGACGAGTTCGAGACCTCGGTGCTCGCCATCCAAGACATCGGCGCGCGAAGCTCAGGCCTGGTCTCGGTGGCGGCCGTGCCGACAGCGGTATTCTATTTCCTGCCGCGTGCGATCGGCCGGTTTGCGGAAGCGTATCCGCGCATTCGCATCCGCATTCTGGACATCGGCGCTAATGAGGGATTGGAAGCGGTCGCGCGCGGGGAAGTTGATTTCGGCATCAATTTCATCGGCGCCTCGCATGCCGAGATCGAATTCGAGAAGCTCGTCGAGGATCCCTTCGTGCTGGCCTGCCGTCATGACCATCCGCTGGCGTCGCGCAAGCAGGTCAGCTGGCCGGAGATCGTGCCGCACCGGGTCATCACCGTCGGTCGCAACAGCGGCAATCGCGCGCTGATCGACAATGCACTGGCGCGACACGGGCTGCAGCTGAACTGGTCCTATGAAGTGGCCCACCTCTCCGGTTCGCTTGGCCTGGTCGAGGCGGGTCTCGGCATCGCCGTGCTCCCGAAGCTCGCGACGCCCGCGGCCGGCCATCCGATCATTCACACCATACGCCTGATCGAGCCGGAAGTGTCGCGGACGATCGGCATCGTGCGCAGGCGCGGGGCGACCCTGTCCCCTCATGCCAGCCAGTTTCTCAAGATGCTGCTCGAGGCATGGCGCTCTCCGCTGCGAACTAGCGGGCATGGCAAGCCGCGGTCCCTATCGGCTGAGGCGAGTTCGAACACGATGGCGACAGGTCCAAAGCGGAAACGCTGACGGCTCGCCGGGCCGGGCGAGCTGTTCTCCGGACGGGAATTCCTCTGATGACGCGAATTGATCGCCGTGAATTGATGCAGCGATTGGATCGATGCGCGTGTTAAGCATCACCACAGACCGACACCCGCGACCTAGGTCTGATAACATGCTGCGTTGATTGCGCTACCATCCTGCGCTAGTGTTTTTTCGACCGGTTAAAAACACCGGCCGTTTGAGGGAGAAAAACGTGAAATCCAAGGTTATTGGCGCAGTATCACTGGCGGTCGCTGCGGCCGGGCTGTTTGCAGCCGCTGCACCCGCATTTGCGCAGCAGAAGACGATCACGGTCTGGTGGGGCAAGGGCTTCTACCGCTCCGAAGACGACGCGTTGATCGAGACGATCAAGAAATTCGAAGCCAAGACCGGCATCAAGGTCGAATTGTCGCAGTATGCGATCCAGGACATGATTCCGAAGACGGTCGCCGCTCTCGATGCCGGCACCGTGCCCGATGTCGCCTATTCCGATTCCTATGACGTCCAGGCGCAGGGCAAGTGGGCCTATGAGGGCAAGCTCGAGGATCTCTCCGACGTCATGGAGCCGATCAAGGGCCGCTTCGTGCAGAACACGCTCGATGCGTCGATCCTCTACAACGACGTCACCAAGAAGAAGGCCTATTACGGCTTTCCGCTGAAACAGCAGAGCATGCACGTCCAGATCTGGAACGACATGCTGGAGAAGGCCGGCTTCAAGCTGAGCGACATTCCGAACGACTGGAGCGGTTACTGGACCTTCTGGTGCGACAAGGTGCAGCCCGCGATCCGCAAGGCGACCGGCCAGCGCATCTATGCCGTCGGTCAGCCGATGGGCGTGGAATCCACCGACGCCTTCCAGTCCTTCTACACCTTCATGGACGCCTACCACGTCAAGCTGGTCGACGATGACGGCAAGCTCACCGTCGACGATCCCAAGGTTCGCGAGAACCTGATCAAGGCGATGAAGGATTACACCGACACCTACATCAAGGGCTGCACGCCGCCGTCCTCCACGACCTGGAAGGATCCCGACAACAACGTCGCCTTCCACAACAAGACCATCGTGATGACCCACAACTTCACGATCTCGATCGCAGCGAAGTGGTTTGAGGATTCCACGAACCAGGCGCTGACGCCCGAGCAGCGCGAGGCCGGCAAGAAGGCCTATGAGCAGGACATCATCACGGCCTCCTTCCCCAAGGCACCGGATGGTTCGACCATCCGCTACCGCTCCGACGTCAAGACCGGACTGGTGTTCACCGCGGCCAAGAACAAGGCCGAGGCCAAGCAGTTCATCAGCTTCCTGCTCCAGGAAGAGAACGTCCGTCCTTACATCGAGGGCGCGCTCGGCCGCTGGTTCCCGGTGACGAAGGAAAGCCAGGAAAGCCCGTTCTGGCAGGCTGACAAGCACCGCAAGGCCGTCTACACCCAATTCAAGGGCGGCACCGCGGCGTTCGACTTCACCAAGAACTGGAAGTTCACGATTCTCAACAACGAGAACGTGTGGGCGAAGGCGATGAACCGCGTCGTCAGCGAGAAGGTTCCGGTCGACAAAGCCGTCGACGAACTGATCGCCCGCATCAAGCAGGTCGCGGGTTAATTCATCCGCCCCTCTCCCCGCATTGCGGGGAGAGGTGTAAGAACAACACCGGCCGCGTTTCGCGGCCGGCTTCTCTTTGAAGAGTCCAAAAAGAATGGCGATCACGCTCTCAGGCGATCAGGCAGTCCCCGGCCCGCCCCTGTCGTCTCGGCTGACCCCGGCGCAGGTCTGGGGCATCGTGCTGCTCGCGCCCTATCTGCTCGTTTTCCTCGCCTTCGTGGTCTATCCCGTCTGCTACGGGCTGTGGCTGGCGCGGGCCCCCTCGAACTATGTCGCGCTCTATAACGACCCGATCTTCGCGCGCGCTGCGGTCAACACGCTGATCTTCCTGGTCATCGGCATCAACATCAAGATGCTGATCGCGCTGTTCCTGTCCGGCTTCTTCGCCCAGCAGCGCCCCTGGATCAAATGGCTCTCGGTGATCTTCATCCTGCCCTGGGCCGTGCCGTCGATCCCGACCATCCTGTCGGTGCGCTTCATGCTCAATCCCGAATGGGGCATGATCAACCATTTCATTTTCTCCTTCACCGGCGATGACGGCCCGAACTGGCTGAACGATCCGA from Bradyrhizobium sp. CCBAU 53351 includes the following:
- a CDS encoding ABC transporter substrate-binding protein, with translation MKSKVIGAVSLAVAAAGLFAAAAPAFAQQKTITVWWGKGFYRSEDDALIETIKKFEAKTGIKVELSQYAIQDMIPKTVAALDAGTVPDVAYSDSYDVQAQGKWAYEGKLEDLSDVMEPIKGRFVQNTLDASILYNDVTKKKAYYGFPLKQQSMHVQIWNDMLEKAGFKLSDIPNDWSGYWTFWCDKVQPAIRKATGQRIYAVGQPMGVESTDAFQSFYTFMDAYHVKLVDDDGKLTVDDPKVRENLIKAMKDYTDTYIKGCTPPSSTTWKDPDNNVAFHNKTIVMTHNFTISIAAKWFEDSTNQALTPEQREAGKKAYEQDIITASFPKAPDGSTIRYRSDVKTGLVFTAAKNKAEAKQFISFLLQEENVRPYIEGALGRWFPVTKESQESPFWQADKHRKAVYTQFKGGTAAFDFTKNWKFTILNNENVWAKAMNRVVSEKVPVDKAVDELIARIKQVAG
- a CDS encoding carbohydrate ABC transporter permease, which encodes MAITLSGDQAVPGPPLSSRLTPAQVWGIVLLAPYLLVFLAFVVYPVCYGLWLARAPSNYVALYNDPIFARAAVNTLIFLVIGINIKMLIALFLSGFFAQQRPWIKWLSVIFILPWAVPSIPTILSVRFMLNPEWGMINHFIFSFTGDDGPNWLNDPTVALTMAIAVHIWKSLPFWTLILITGRLAISHDLFEAAEVDGASWWQKFRYITWPSMQTLYVTCTLLSMIWTLGDFNSVYLLTGGGPADLTHVLSTLGIRYLRLDQLSLAMASIVCAMPFVLPLVYFMMKRLSR